TGGCGTGCCTTTTCATGAGACATCTTGAACAGCGCATGTTGGCATCCAGCCCCTTGCCGTCCCTGGGTCTGGTGGCGCTATATCGATAAGATCTCTTTCGTCTGAACAAGCGATGAAGCAAGCCTCACAGTTTTGGGCAGATTACTAATTTGTCTGGGCGGATTACTAATTTGCCCGGGCAATACCAGTATAAAGTGAAGTATACCTTTGGGTTTTAACGaatcgattgttttaatcttggGAAATTtagatatatatatttttttagatatcgcaAAATCCGGAGCGGCATGTCTAcataggaagaataatcccaaatcattttataaaaaaatctgagaaaagtttctGACTGTAGTGTTAGTCAGCATCCACGTTTTGGGGAtagtgaaatgaaaaaaaaaaaaatacttcatttCTTCCGAAAGCTGCTTTATAGCTGTACATCTAgccaattattttaaaatttattatatatatataatttgaCAACTGGCAATAAGTGTAAAAGTTAAAAACCTCAGCAGTTATAAACATGTAAAAAACATTAATTGAATGTACATTAGCCGAGTAATTTGAATTGTCTATAATTTCAAAGATTGGTTTCACCTAACGTATACTATTTCCCTATGGACATGTTGTCTTTGATTGGGCGATTTGGGCTAAACAAGATGATTCAAGGCTAAAATAATGATTTACATTAATGTCCCTTGTTTTGagtcaaaattattgttatacAAAATTTCGGACCGTGCTAAGAAAACCACACGATTTCGAAGGATATTAACCTGGATCAttttattatacttttaaacaaACCACAACAATCGCTTTTATAGCACAAAGCGCACAATCCGAAAATAATGACCCCATATTGCTTCATCAATTCTTCATTTTTGGATTGCCCATGGAGAGAGCCCAATCAAAATCAACCATGTGGGATCCATCGCTTCTTTCCTTATACTGTTGCTAAGTTATCGCAAACGTACCCTAGAAACATTTTCAGTTCCTGTACTATAACTGCGTGAGGCATATGCACGGAATTCATTGCCGGGTGTGCCAGGTTCATGTCCCACAAGGGTAGGTAGAAAGCACCTGTACCCTTAAAACCATCCCTTAATGTATTTCCTATAATTTCTTTTGCCAGAAAATCAGAGAACAACAAAGGAGATGAGATATGTGGAAAGTGCCGAGGGTGCGGTCCCTTAATCACAATTAAAATATTAGGGCAGCGTTTGCGTAAGCGAAGTACAGCATTCCTTATCAATGCAGTCCGTTCTATGAAACTCTCGCTGGTCCACACTGTGAAGTGTGACCAGGGGCTGAGCACAATGATATATGTCTGGCAGTCGAGGGTGGTTAGTTTGTCAAGAACATCAACCTCGTACTTCATGTCCTTGCGACCATAAATGTCGCTCCCCACTCGTTCCGGATGGAAATAGTAAGCTACGGTAAGGTTAAGGGAACGGTATATCGTTTGTACAGGCTTCAAATGCCCTCGTACATTTGAACTTGCCTTGGGGTTATCTGCTTTTAATACACTGTTAAAATCCTTATACCATTGGCCTATGGTTGAGTCGCCATGTAAAATGACTTTCTTGTCGCGTAGACATTTGTGCAGCATGTCCTTTGGAAAGTCCGGTATTCTGCAGAGCATTGAGTGCCATTTGCCCCTCAACCAATAACCCTGGACAGCTGGTATTTCTTGGTCGGGCAGACATCGCGGTAAGTCGTTCAGAGGAGGGAGAAATCCAGCTGTATAGAAAATTgagataagaataaaataagTTTGATAACAAGAAACATGTTTTCGACAAcgtatatttttttctctctgaaCGAAATTTGACAGTTGATGGTGTTTCACAAAGAGATTTATACAAAAACTTTAGGATTTGCCGCGGCACACGAATTAAGTATTTAAGTGGCTGGTGGAGGAACATTTCTGTCGATATCCCCACAATAATTCATTCTCACTTTTCAAAGTACTGTCATTTATCAAtggtaaacatttttgtttttaaaggggctatgtaacttttgtaggacaaaatacacaatgtccacagatttacactaaacttacacagtttgaagatcatgatagtaaaaagcttcacTGAAAATACTCGAACtgaaggtctcgaaatcaaattcgtggaaaattacttctttcttgaaaactacgtcacttcagagggagccgtttctcacaatgttttatactatcaatctctccccattactcgttaccaagtgaggttttatgacaataattattttgagtaattaccaatagtgtccactgcctttaattgcaaACGATCAACAAACCATGTATGCTTACCGTCGATTTGTATTTTCTTGTTCTTCTCTATCCGTACCGGTTGCATAAAATTCGGGCTGTGGGTGAAACAAACAGAAGATTTACAAAATATCACACCAAGATATCATTAGATCAAATAGTCGTCTAAAGTTCTCGATTTAGTTTAAGATTTTCCCTTTATAAAGACACTTTGACATGGTCCATTGCATACATGGAGGTAATGGATGAGCATGACAAAGAACAGTGGTGTTGCCACCAGGTTCaggaaaaacacaaacaaaacacgaCGACGTTTCCACTTTGTATGGAGCTGGAAAAAGAAACAGCAACAcaggttattaaaaaaaaaaacactaatcaATTCAGAACTAAAATCTAAAGACTTGTGTCAATGACTGAATGAAAAAGCCTAATAATTTAAACATTGACACATGTTTTCAAAGACGGTTGAAACTAATGCAGATTgcaaatataaaattaaaaataatttaaatctgAGTGCCAACACAAATTAATTCTTATTGGTTTAGGGTTAAAACCataatgattgttttgtttttattaccattttttatttatttttatttttatgcaagtcgcctgacgcACAAGGTCTGAAGACcactcaaggtgtgggctacaattatttttttccagaggccgttgccacctactcctagggctgaaacagggttaccccttttacagtccatgcgGATATTTTTCGTGCAAGCTAAATGATAGCTGTGTTCAATCACATACCCTTTAAATATATACTCTACGCCTTTTGTCAACTCGGCCAGCCTTTGGTTGCATTTATTCCAGTCGGTATTGTAAGATGTGAAATCATCACAGGACAAACCATTCGGTTTCCGGCAAACAAGAATTGTCTTCCCAAGTGCATGGTGTGCTGGATATTGACACAGTCCAGTCCATGGCCCGCCACTCCTCAAAAAGCAAGTTGTCCTTTCTGCTTTCTTGCCTTTATGGTTGAAGTATCCATTCCACTGTACTCTTTCCTTTGCAGGCCAGACCACATTTTTGAAGTAGTCAACAGCCTCACTGGGATGCACAAGAATGAGTTTGAATTCAGCTTGACCAGCCCACGCTGCCAGCAATGTGACTTCATATGTACCGTTATTGTAGTCAGCAACATAACCAGCTGTACTAGCTAGCGGATTCTTTGAGTTTAGAGTGGCAAACCAGAAATCCCCGCCTATAACCCGGTCCCTCCCTTCGGAATCTCTCGTCTGAATCCGATACTTGATGATATCTCCGACTTGAATGTGTCCTCTAGGTGATATTAGTTGGACGTTAGTCTTGGTGTGACTGGTGACACTCATGGGTAATGGGCCGGTTGTGTTCTTTTTCTCAATCACACTCCCGTTAGAAGGTGATTGTTTCAACTTTAAGGTAGCAACGCTGATGGCAGGAGTTTTAAAGGATATTTCGTCACTGGCTTCCAACAACTAGTAGAAAAGGAAAACACATTTTGAACATGAAATCAATTTATAAATTtacgtataggataatgcccgaggtgcgcgccattcttacccacgaatggcgcgttcaccgagggcattatgcgacttaacccacacctgtgacgtcatgctattgttaaaatcgctccattatttcgcacgaatggcgcgatattgtttaatttttaagtcaattgttcgtatgtattacgtaagcttgttcactccggtgaacaccactggtggtgtgtgaacaatggacgaagaccaacatttaggaaatatgctcgttccttcgatagtggcatcatagatcgggagcgaaagtggcagcagataagtgattttgtttcttgactttaagtaaatttatacaagttagtgatagaaacagactatcagatgatgttgtaggcgactttctcggtctacaaaaaacccaaaaggtgaagataaaagaagtgacctacccgcgtacaaggctgtagtttcagatttgtttttactaaacaaatttaagctagctttatgatcaacaatttcagttgaattcctgttattttatgatgatattgaaaaaagtttcttttcaattttaagttttagggactttactcacttaccatgtttgtgtatgataaattaaacattttgaattaataaaaacaaaaacaaaaatactggttaaaatgaaattgatttatctgactttaagacctgcttaaattactgttgtagttctataattattttttaacatctcagctaaataataatttaataatgtagctgttcacttgtgtgtcaacgatcattttgcaatacatgtgtagctctattaacctgtgttaaaaaccattaaaaacaaaataatatatggtccatggcgtcattgacttgATTTACTTTGTtccctaactcttttatgcacaatgggtgaatagatgtacccatcgcgccattcgtgcaaaataatggagcgatttaacaatagcatgacgtcacaggtgtgggttaacaGGAAATAATGTAGAGTAAGTGGCATGCGGTTAGGCCATTAGTGAAGATTTTGTAAGGGGAAAAAACATGTAAAAGTGCAGTATATTTCACTTTTGCTAATAATTTTCACAACTAAAATATGTACCCCAAAAAATTCGTTCTGGTGACAACTACAGGTTCTAAGGGTCAGCCACTTTCAAACAATTCTCTAGAGCACAGCGTACACCCTTTTAAAAATTGGTCTTATGGTGGCCCTATAATTTGTGGCCCTTCAAAAGTGTAGAATATACATAGCTATTTATTAGACCTACGCGTTTgtaagttttatttgttttatttgttgtgaTGAGAGACGGTGTGATTATgctatctttaaaggcagtggacactattggtaattgctcaaaacaattattagcataaaacctttcttggtgacgagtaatggggagaggttgatggtataaaacattgtgagaaacggctccctctgaagtgccatagttttcgagaaagaagaaattttccacggatttgattttgagacctcagattttgaacttgaggtctcgaaatcaaccatataaacgtacacaacttcgtgtgacaagggtgtgtttttctgtcatattatctcgcaagttcaatgaccgattgagctcaaatcttcacaaggttgttattttatgcatatgttgagatacaccaactgtgaaggctagtctttgacaattagcaatagtgtccactgcctttaactcaagtTCGGCCTATCTCAATTTAcatttgatgtaattttgtgGAGCGAGACGTTTGTCATTGTATCTTTTCGCAGTAGTTCTGTATACCATAGAGCACGATTCTACAAGGCTGTCGTGTTGTTTGTATGCATTCACATGGGAGTTTCTCGAATAACCTATGACCTTTATAACTAACTAACAACCCAACAAACACAACCAGCTCTGTTTTGCACACACCCCGTGAACATattattcttcaacactgaatTAGTGAAGGGACAAGAAGTGCAAAGCAGGTACATAATAATGACACAAATAAAAGACCTTTCCGAATTGATGGAAAGAAATGAATGAACGAGAAAGGTTGAGGAGAGGGACCTCTACCATTGGCCATAGAGGGCCAGCACACACGATCGCTAGACCCGCGTAAGTACTGATTACCAATTGTCTAAGATTATGGACAAATTACATGTCGTTTTGAATGGCAGTGATGTAGGGTACTGACGTGTCATCAAAGACAGAAACCCTAGCCTTGCTGATGCCGAGAGGGCGGATCTACATCTATCGCTGGTGCTCAGCAAAGCCCACTTCTGGATGTAAAAGCTGAGGTGAAGACTAGTGTGGGCGTTAAACAGATGGAAAGTTGTGCTTATTAAATAAGTACAAGTGAAAACAACACCAGTTGGATGGGTGTACGTTGTGTAACCTGCAGACGGTCTCTCTCTGATGAATACACGGAAACTGACTTACCATTGTGATCACCGTTAAGGTAACACATAAACCAAACAACACTCCTAAAACAGTATGTCGAGACGGATATTTTGCTGCCATCCTGCTACAGTTCGTGATGTGTTCAATGGTTCATCTATACAGACGGTACGTAGGGTTGCAGATATCCCACTGTACAGTCAGAATTGTGCATGTCATTCATCGGAATGTATATTACCGTCACAGTTGAGAAAATCTTTTGTAGAATTTTAATAATGAATTCACCAGTATATATTTACCACGCACGAGTTACGATTCCAGAGTGTATTTTTCGTGACCTGTGTGTATCGGCCAGGGCCGTGAACAAAGAGCAtagcccttgtcacacgaggcaatttactgCCAACCAGGTTGCCGGCAATTTTTTTCTGGCAACGTTCAGGCAACTTTTGTTGCCGCAACTTTGATGTCACACGCGGCAATTTTGAAGCAACGCTCACGCAACCAAAATTGCCTGCAACTCCTCAGCGGGCAATCAAAACGTTGAACGAGAATAATTTGAAAAACGCAGTCACTTACCGTcttcaaactttgtaagtttgtgGAAGTGTCACAAAAAAGGTACCCAAACCCTAATAACTCCAAATTGTGACTCTGGTATaggttttcttggtcaatttcAGCAAGAGTGTTTTACATTTTACCattggaatattttttttttggggggggggtagcatgattattatttttaatcttcataattgtttttttaattttatttatgttaaccttaattaaaggcactggacactattggtaattactattatagtttatagcataaaaacttagttggtaagTAATCTTTCACTTTTAAAAATACACGACTCGCATTTTGATagctcagaattagattttgaggttctgAAATCaagcagaaagcacacaacttcgtgtgacaattgtgtgtttttctttcattattttgcaactttgacgactaatcgagttcaaattttcatatgATTTTTACTGTGTGCATaagttgagatgcaccaagtgataaaacaggtctttgacaatattaccaaaagtgtccagtttcttaacaaaaaaaataagtgtgggacatttgcattcttttcaaTCGATCAGGTTTGCCTTTTTCAACTAATAATATATTCCCATGTAATCAAGTATAGGCCTAAGGCAGTTTGTAAAGGCAGACTGATATCAGTTAATTTGTAATGCTGAAGTTTGAGACTGCAAGTTACAGACAAACAAAGATGCGTTATATGGTTCCATTATGTACTTTTTAGTCATCTTCCTCAGTGCACAGCGGTAGACAACAATGTGAACAGTATGATGGTATACTTTAGACGGAAAAATAACATTAatcaataaattattcaaaaagAGAATAagattacacaaaataatatgcaGTTCAACTGGTTAACAACACTTGTTAATACTTTACCATATATTATACACAATATTTGTACATAATGTCTGCACCTATATATTAAGGGACTATTACagtattgtttgtttatatcGGCCATCTGAGATATTtctgccatctgggtcacaagaaaaa
This region of Asterias amurensis chromosome 22, ASM3211899v1 genomic DNA includes:
- the LOC139954000 gene encoding NXPE family member 1-like translates to MAAKYPSRHTVLGVLFGLCVTLTVITMLLEASDEISFKTPAISVATLKLKQSPSNGSVIEKKNTTGPLPMSVTSHTKTNVQLISPRGHIQVGDIIKYRIQTRDSEGRDRVIGGDFWFATLNSKNPLASTAGYVADYNNGTYEVTLLAAWAGQAEFKLILVHPSEAVDYFKNVVWPAKERVQWNGYFNHKGKKAERTTCFLRSGGPWTGLCQYPAHHALGKTILVCRKPNGLSCDDFTSYNTDWNKCNQRLAELTKGVEYIFKGPNFMQPVRIEKNKKIQIDAGFLPPLNDLPRCLPDQEIPAVQGYWLRGKWHSMLCRIPDFPKDMLHKCLRDKKVILHGDSTIGQWYKDFNSVLKADNPKASSNVRGHLKPVQTIYRSLNLTVAYYFHPERVGSDIYGRKDMKYEVDVLDKLTTLDCQTYIIVLSPWSHFTVWTSESFIERTALIRNAVLRLRKRCPNILIVIKGPHPRHFPHISSPLLFSDFLAKEIIGNTLRDGFKGTGAFYLPLWDMNLAHPAMNSVHMPHAVIVQELKMFLGYVCDNLATV